Proteins encoded within one genomic window of Triticum aestivum cultivar Chinese Spring chromosome 2D, IWGSC CS RefSeq v2.1, whole genome shotgun sequence:
- the LOC123053013 gene encoding CASP-like protein 2A1, which produces MSKMADEKVISAPATGGGEDGLIAGDLSAAEARVRPLETLLRAAPLGLCVAAMAVMLRDTQTNEYGTVSYSDLGGFKYLVYANGLCAAYSLVSAFYTAVPRPATLSRSWIVFLLDQVFTYLILAAGAASAELLYLAYNGDKEVTWSEACGVFGGFCRQARTSVAITFGSVVCYILLSLISSYRLFSAYDAPMPSLGNKGVEIAAFPR; this is translated from the exons ATGTCGAAGATGGCGGACGAGAAGGTGATCTCGGCGCCGGCGACCGGCGGAGGGGAGGACGGGCTGATCGCAGGGGACCTGTCAGCCGCGGAGGCGCGGGTCCGTCCGTTGGAGACGCTGCTGCGCGCCGCGCCTCTGGGGCTCTGCGTCGCCGCCATGGCCGTCATGCTCCGCGACACGCAGACCAACGAGTACGGCACCGTCTCCTACTCCGACCTCGGCGGATTCAA GTACCTGGTTTATGCCAACGGGCTGTGCGCGGCCTACTCCCTGGTCTCCGCGTTCTACACTGCCGTGCCGCGGCCGGCGACGCTGTCCCGCTCCTGGATCGTCTTCCTCCTAGACCAG GTGTTCACGTACCTGATCCTGGCGGCCGGCGCGGCGTCGGCAGAGCTGCTCTACCTGGCGTACAACGGCGACAAGGAGGTGACGTGGAGCGAGGCGTGCGGCGTGTTCGGCGGCTTCTGCAGGCAGGCCCGGACGTCGGTGGCCATCACCTTCGGCTCCGTCGTGTGCTACATCCTCCTCTCCCTCATCTCGTCCTACCGCCTCTTCAGCGCCTACGACGCACCCATGCCCTCGCTCGGCAACAAGGGCGTCGAGATCGCTGCCTTCCCGCGCTGA